One stretch of Manis pentadactyla isolate mManPen7 chromosome 10, mManPen7.hap1, whole genome shotgun sequence DNA includes these proteins:
- the LOC118915372 gene encoding spermatid-specific linker histone H1-like protein has product MQNDTSLSPPSLPLASNTALSTSRQASTSGLPRENETDHHACPKGHRKPSISKVILGVVANKGAHTHVSLATLKKAVTTMGYNMTRNAWRFKRALKGLVDKGILKHVTGKGASGSFCMGNKNASKFKLKAKSRQQQRRGWPGQHRLLLGSKHGHKQQGKGVRRVAKCSHS; this is encoded by the coding sequence ATGCAGAATGACACTTCATTGTCCCCGCCATCTTTACCCTTGGCCTCAAACACTGCTTTGAGCACCAGCAGGCAGGCCAGTACGTCCGGACTCCCGAGAGAGAATGAGACTGACCACCATGCCTGCCCCAAAGGCCACCGGAAGCCCAGCATCTCCAAGGTGATTCTGGGGGTTGTGGCAAACAAGGGGGCACACACCCACGTATCCCTGGCCACCCTGAAGAAGGCCGTCACCACCATGGGTTACAACATGACTCGCAATGCCTGGCGCTTCAAGCGAGCGCTCAAGGGACTGGTGGACAAGGGCATTCTCAAGCACGTGACCGGCAAGGGGGCCTCTGGCTCCTTCTGCATGGGCAACAAGAACGCCTCCAAGTTCAAGCTCAAGGCCAAAAGCAGGCAACAGCAGCGGCGGGGGTGGCCTGGGCAGCACAGGTTGCTGCTGGGCTCCAAACATGGGCACAAGCAGCAAGGCAAGGGGGTTCGCAGGGTGGCCAAATGCAGCCACAGTTAA